One genomic region from Streptomyces sp. NBC_00582 encodes:
- a CDS encoding TetR/AcrR family transcriptional regulator has product MSSDTFPRPVARQARSRETQNRILDAGIRLLEEGGPEALTVAAVAEAAGVSVGSVYRRFGDKERLLLAIQSRFTGDLAAEFIRHPADLNLAATTPPAAVIAEAVRGTAESLHFHATLMRVFILLGTHNQAVFAHGSAVSTQGGRAFRDTVMLAAPALRHHTDIEAAIDFAYRMVYATCAHRLVHGEHLESQRPLPWPDLVDQLRRAVTAYLLDAPTAASANDHQKVDH; this is encoded by the coding sequence GTGAGTAGCGACACGTTCCCGAGACCGGTTGCCCGTCAAGCGCGCAGCCGCGAGACCCAGAACCGCATCCTCGACGCCGGCATCCGCCTCCTGGAGGAGGGCGGACCGGAGGCGCTGACCGTGGCCGCGGTCGCCGAGGCCGCGGGAGTCTCGGTGGGCAGCGTCTACCGCCGCTTCGGCGACAAGGAGCGGCTCCTGCTGGCGATCCAGTCGCGGTTCACCGGGGATCTGGCCGCCGAGTTCATCCGACACCCGGCCGATCTCAACCTCGCGGCGACCACACCCCCCGCCGCGGTGATCGCCGAGGCGGTGCGGGGAACGGCCGAATCACTGCACTTCCACGCCACCTTGATGCGGGTGTTCATCCTGCTGGGCACACACAACCAGGCGGTGTTCGCACACGGTTCGGCCGTCAGCACCCAGGGCGGCCGGGCCTTTCGCGACACGGTCATGCTGGCCGCACCGGCGCTGCGACATCACACGGACATCGAGGCGGCGATCGACTTCGCCTACCGGATGGTCTACGCGACCTGCGCCCACCGGCTCGTCCACGGCGAGCACCTGGAGTCGCAGCGCCCCCTGCCCTGGCCCGACCTGGTCGACCAGTTGCGGCGAGCCGTCACGGCCTACCTGCTGGACGCCCCGACGGCAGCGTCGGCCAACGATCACCAAAAGGTCGATCACTGA
- a CDS encoding FAD-binding oxidoreductase, translating to MDQTDSTPVAGTPTTAGDLETALTRWREALGPEHVLTDEASLAEFTDPYSPAGFGYRTPAVLQPGSVEDVQAVVRIAAETGVAIWTNSQGRNNGYGGSAPRDPDTVVVNLRRMNRVLEIDEDLAYVVVEPGVSFRDLYDAVQASGKKLWVNMPDISWGSVIGNTLDHGNGFTLYGDHAAAQCGMEVVLADGSLVRTGTGAMTASKTWHLSKRGFGPSTDSLFMQSNMGIVTKMGVWVMPQPDTYKVCDIKVRQESDLEALVDTFRPFLVDGTVANCPMLSILPPPFRRGDFWDQDTPVPRDLPEGLGPEAAVMGAWNIRFALYGDREIVERNFERIHTAIVSIPDAELTGTFIDPEEARLGNPALADQKARVMAGVPDMSMLDVLKMYGTGGHLSFASTIPLAGVDTRRIVDLVRTRVEEAGFDYTCGIILYQRYAIHVSLILYDVADEPQVKAAHQLYRDMVVEAARLGYGEYRTHIAFMDLVAEQFDFNDHAHLAMVERIKDALDPAGILAPGKQGIWPRRLRTTH from the coding sequence ATGGACCAGACCGACAGCACACCCGTCGCCGGTACGCCCACCACGGCCGGTGACCTCGAGACGGCACTGACCCGCTGGCGCGAGGCGCTGGGCCCGGAGCACGTGCTCACCGACGAGGCGTCCCTCGCGGAGTTCACCGACCCGTACTCCCCCGCCGGCTTCGGCTACCGGACCCCGGCGGTCCTCCAGCCAGGCTCGGTGGAGGACGTCCAGGCCGTCGTCCGCATCGCCGCCGAGACCGGCGTCGCGATCTGGACCAACTCGCAGGGACGCAACAACGGCTACGGCGGATCGGCTCCCCGCGACCCGGACACCGTCGTGGTCAACCTGCGCCGGATGAACCGCGTGCTGGAGATCGACGAGGACCTCGCCTATGTCGTCGTCGAGCCCGGCGTGTCCTTCCGCGACCTCTATGACGCCGTACAGGCATCGGGCAAGAAGCTCTGGGTGAACATGCCCGACATCAGCTGGGGAAGCGTCATCGGCAACACGCTCGACCACGGCAACGGCTTCACCCTCTACGGCGATCACGCTGCGGCCCAGTGCGGCATGGAGGTGGTCCTCGCGGACGGTTCGCTGGTACGCACCGGTACGGGCGCGATGACGGCCAGCAAGACCTGGCACCTGTCCAAGCGCGGCTTCGGCCCGAGCACGGACAGCCTCTTCATGCAGTCCAACATGGGCATCGTCACCAAGATGGGCGTCTGGGTGATGCCCCAGCCAGACACCTACAAGGTCTGCGACATCAAGGTCCGCCAGGAAAGCGACCTGGAGGCGCTGGTCGACACGTTCCGGCCTTTCCTGGTCGACGGCACAGTCGCCAACTGCCCGATGCTGTCCATACTTCCGCCCCCCTTCCGGCGCGGCGACTTCTGGGACCAGGACACCCCGGTCCCCCGTGACCTACCCGAGGGGCTCGGACCGGAGGCTGCGGTGATGGGAGCGTGGAACATCCGCTTCGCCCTGTACGGCGACCGGGAGATCGTCGAGCGCAACTTCGAGCGCATACACACGGCGATCGTGTCCATCCCCGACGCGGAGCTCACCGGGACGTTCATCGACCCGGAGGAGGCGCGGCTCGGCAACCCTGCCCTGGCCGACCAGAAGGCACGCGTGATGGCGGGCGTGCCCGACATGTCGATGCTGGATGTCCTGAAGATGTACGGCACCGGCGGCCACCTCTCCTTCGCCTCCACCATCCCCCTCGCGGGCGTGGACACGCGCCGCATCGTCGATCTGGTCCGGACCCGGGTGGAGGAAGCCGGATTCGACTACACCTGCGGCATCATCCTGTACCAGCGCTACGCCATCCACGTCTCCCTGATCCTCTACGACGTGGCGGACGAACCGCAGGTGAAGGCGGCCCACCAGCTCTACCGCGACATGGTGGTCGAGGCGGCACGGCTGGGCTACGGCGAGTATCGCACCCACATCGCGTTCATGGACCTCGTGGCGGAGCAGTTCGACTTCAACGACCACGCCCACCTGGCCATGGTGGAAAGAATCAAGGACGCGCTCGACCCGGCCGGCATCCTCGCACCGGGCAAGCAGGGAATCTGGCCCCGCCGACTGCGCACCACCCACTGA
- a CDS encoding bifunctional 3-(3-hydroxy-phenyl)propionate/3-hydroxycinnamic acid hydroxylase translates to MDKIFDVAIAGYGPTGMVAASLLGQLGHEVVVCERWTSLYGMPRATHMDDNTLRAVQAAADVDEAFRDVSPTQYQWVNGKGEQLMLSPAPLVGPMGFYTQNSIYQPDVEDAIDHRVRTLSNVEVRQGWAVSGLSQDSESVELTLTPWRAADRDAAEHRVRARYVIAADGSKSDVRRILGVERDDFGFNERWLNVDVEWLRPAPAEFASAKQFCDPARGHMYINIGEKRQRFEFALLEGEATEEFERPETAWRLLKEKHGLGPEDVRFIRQIVYTFEAREAQRWRDGRVLLTGDAAHTMPPYAGQGACSGIRDAVNLSWKLDLVLRGLAEHSLLDAYEQERKPHTNTITQMSLFMGSIANMHDPVAAAKRDEMMMKNEPPVIEPGPTVTEGILHHEPDGTVKRPVGDLVPQGRVTVGDLTGRFDDVVGRGFVLVSDADVTKALTPEQRGFLERLGCRVVRPGRDFVDEDGVHTAYLRKLDAVAYLARPDFVLFGSAADEKDLSALVDELRTALAWSPGESTVETQSPDPAVEALHRAMPYTRLVDCGMNPADARTLLDATAGGRSWIAVAEELAGRRARTAEAALAAGHRATALQSYRWAVGAALFAQMAEESDTPLKKDLYRRYTQLVGKVAELSEPVIERIDVPYHDGQLVGWLCLPPSGTATATVVLWGGLSGWGANYLSAADALTARGLACLLAEGPGQGEARLEHELFIDEDAVDGFARFLDVVAADPRLGDAIGVQGNSFGGLFAAHLAARDPRVKACVVNCTPTGAPPAKAPAQPSAQAGPPPAFAQMTAAIGAQDGARVGTVLGALRFDPAVHRIEVPLLALHGGADPFIPDPAALAPFAEAAGDRGELRTWPDGEHTLYNHAAERDALTADWFAQHLAPATGA, encoded by the coding sequence GTGGACAAGATCTTCGACGTCGCAATAGCGGGTTACGGCCCGACCGGCATGGTCGCGGCCTCCCTGCTGGGGCAGCTCGGTCACGAAGTAGTGGTGTGCGAGCGGTGGACCTCGCTGTACGGGATGCCCCGGGCGACGCACATGGATGACAACACGCTGCGCGCGGTGCAGGCCGCGGCCGACGTGGACGAGGCCTTCCGCGATGTGTCGCCCACCCAGTACCAGTGGGTCAACGGCAAGGGCGAGCAGCTGATGCTCAGCCCGGCGCCGCTGGTCGGGCCGATGGGCTTCTACACCCAGAACTCGATCTACCAGCCGGATGTGGAGGACGCGATCGACCACCGCGTCCGGACCTTGTCCAACGTGGAGGTCCGACAGGGCTGGGCCGTCTCCGGGCTGTCCCAGGACTCCGAGAGCGTCGAGCTGACCCTCACGCCGTGGCGGGCCGCCGACCGCGACGCGGCCGAGCACCGGGTGCGCGCCCGCTACGTCATCGCCGCGGACGGCAGCAAGAGCGACGTCCGGCGGATTCTCGGCGTCGAGCGGGACGACTTCGGCTTCAACGAGCGCTGGCTCAACGTCGACGTCGAGTGGTTGCGTCCGGCACCGGCGGAGTTCGCCAGCGCCAAGCAGTTCTGCGACCCGGCCCGCGGGCACATGTACATCAACATCGGCGAGAAGCGGCAGCGCTTCGAGTTCGCCCTGCTGGAGGGCGAGGCGACGGAGGAGTTCGAGCGGCCCGAGACCGCCTGGCGGCTCCTGAAGGAAAAGCACGGGCTCGGGCCCGAGGACGTGCGGTTCATCCGCCAGATCGTCTACACCTTCGAGGCGCGCGAGGCACAGCGCTGGCGGGACGGCCGCGTCCTCCTGACCGGCGACGCCGCGCACACGATGCCGCCGTACGCGGGCCAGGGAGCCTGTTCCGGTATCCGGGACGCGGTCAACCTCAGCTGGAAACTCGACCTCGTCCTGCGCGGGCTGGCCGAGCACTCCCTGCTGGACGCCTACGAGCAGGAGCGCAAGCCCCACACCAACACCATCACCCAGATGTCGCTGTTCATGGGCTCCATCGCCAACATGCACGACCCGGTGGCCGCCGCGAAACGCGACGAGATGATGATGAAGAACGAACCCCCGGTGATCGAGCCCGGGCCCACGGTGACCGAGGGTATTCTCCACCACGAGCCCGACGGCACCGTCAAGCGGCCTGTCGGCGACCTCGTCCCCCAGGGCCGGGTGACCGTCGGCGATCTGACCGGGCGGTTCGACGACGTCGTCGGACGCGGTTTCGTCCTCGTCAGCGACGCCGACGTCACCAAGGCGCTGACGCCGGAGCAGCGGGGCTTCCTGGAGCGGCTCGGCTGCCGTGTCGTACGCCCCGGCCGCGACTTCGTCGACGAGGACGGCGTGCACACGGCGTACCTGCGCAAGCTCGACGCGGTCGCCTATCTGGCCCGCCCGGACTTCGTGCTGTTCGGTTCCGCGGCCGACGAGAAGGACCTGTCCGCACTGGTCGACGAGCTGCGCACCGCCCTTGCCTGGTCGCCCGGCGAGTCGACGGTCGAGACGCAGTCCCCGGATCCGGCCGTCGAGGCCCTGCACCGGGCCATGCCCTACACACGGCTGGTCGACTGCGGCATGAACCCCGCCGACGCCCGCACCCTGCTGGACGCCACGGCGGGCGGCCGGTCCTGGATCGCGGTCGCCGAGGAGCTGGCCGGCCGCCGCGCCCGCACGGCCGAGGCCGCGCTCGCCGCCGGTCACCGGGCCACCGCGCTCCAGTCCTACCGCTGGGCCGTCGGCGCGGCGCTGTTCGCGCAGATGGCCGAGGAGTCCGACACCCCGCTCAAGAAGGACCTCTACCGCCGCTACACCCAGCTGGTCGGCAAGGTCGCCGAGCTCAGCGAACCGGTCATCGAGCGCATCGACGTTCCGTACCACGACGGCCAGTTGGTCGGCTGGCTGTGCCTGCCGCCGTCCGGGACCGCCACCGCCACCGTCGTGCTGTGGGGCGGGCTGAGCGGCTGGGGTGCCAACTACCTGTCCGCCGCCGACGCCCTCACCGCTCGCGGTCTGGCCTGTCTGCTCGCCGAGGGGCCCGGTCAGGGCGAGGCGCGGCTGGAGCACGAGTTGTTCATCGACGAGGACGCCGTGGACGGCTTCGCCCGCTTCCTCGATGTCGTGGCCGCCGACCCCCGGCTCGGCGACGCCATCGGTGTGCAGGGCAACAGCTTCGGCGGTCTGTTCGCCGCGCACCTCGCGGCCCGTGACCCGCGGGTGAAGGCCTGCGTGGTCAACTGCACGCCCACTGGAGCGCCGCCGGCGAAGGCGCCCGCACAACCGTCGGCACAGGCCGGGCCGCCGCCCGCCTTCGCGCAGATGACCGCCGCGATCGGCGCGCAGGACGGTGCCCGTGTCGGCACTGTTCTGGGCGCGCTGCGGTTCGACCCGGCCGTCCACCGGATCGAGGTGCCCCTACTGGCCCTGCACGGCGGCGCCGACCCCTTCATCCCCGACCCGGCGGCCCTGGCCCCCTTCGCCGAGGCGGCCGGTGACCGGGGCGAGCTGCGCACCTGGCCCGACGGTGAGCACACGCTCTACAACCACGCCGCCGAGCGCGACGCGCTGACCGCCGACTGGTTCGCCCAGCACCTCGCACCGGCCACCGGAGCCTGA
- a CDS encoding IS481 family transposase, which yields MSHRNAPLTPTGRLRLARCVVDDGWPLRRAAERFQVSHTTAARWASRYRQHGEAGMRDRSSRPHRQPHRTPAAVEERVVRLRREHRIGPLRLAARTGVAASTAHRILRRHGLPVLAAVDRATGEPVRRYERARPGELVHIDVKKLGRIPDGGGHRTQGRAEGRRNRTGTGYAHLHTALDDHSRLAYTKNTWRDTCLDLGISPRWTRPWRPQTNGKVERFHRTLLEEWAYTRPYMSDSERQAAFPDWLHWYNYHRPHTGIGGHPPASRVTNLSGQHS from the coding sequence GTGTCCCACCGTAATGCGCCGCTGACGCCGACCGGCAGGCTCCGTCTGGCCCGGTGTGTCGTGGACGACGGCTGGCCGCTGCGCCGGGCCGCGGAACGCTTCCAGGTCAGTCACACCACCGCCGCACGCTGGGCGAGCCGCTACCGGCAGCACGGCGAGGCGGGGATGCGGGACCGCTCCAGCCGCCCGCACCGTCAACCGCACCGGACACCGGCGGCGGTGGAAGAACGGGTCGTGCGGCTGCGGCGCGAGCACCGTATCGGCCCCCTGCGGCTGGCCGCCCGCACCGGCGTCGCCGCCTCCACCGCCCATCGCATCCTGCGCCGGCACGGCCTGCCCGTCCTGGCCGCCGTCGACCGGGCCACCGGCGAACCCGTCCGCCGTTACGAGCGTGCACGGCCCGGCGAACTGGTCCACATCGACGTCAAGAAGCTGGGGCGGATTCCCGACGGCGGCGGGCACCGCACCCAGGGCCGCGCCGAAGGCCGACGCAACCGCACCGGGACCGGCTACGCCCACCTGCACACCGCCCTGGACGACCACTCCCGCCTGGCCTACACCAAGAACACCTGGCGTGACACCTGCCTCGACCTGGGGATCAGTCCCCGCTGGACGAGGCCCTGGCGGCCGCAGACGAACGGCAAGGTCGAACGCTTCCACCGCACCCTGCTCGAGGAATGGGCCTACACGCGGCCCTACATGTCAGACAGCGAACGTCAGGCAGCGTTTCCCGACTGGCTGCACTGGTACAACTACCACCGACCCCACACCGGCATCGGCGGCCACCCCCCAGCCAGCCGTGTCACCAACCTGTCCGGTCAGCACAGCTAG
- a CDS encoding helix-turn-helix domain-containing protein, with amino-acid sequence MWWSKTDSRGLARSRAHEGADGEAIPGFGFNPPDAPVPGIEITDLAALLDRVTDGTLQRVHRADFHALTLITQGGGEHTVDFVTYPCRPGTLLWVRPGQVQRFTTPGRMNGTLLLFTPAFPETAAASGLADDWSAPNCWQLGTSGDYAATSALLARIQAECARTSDPSREILRLLLAALLLHINRIPRHRTHPDQHAGGEVYARFRAELERSFTSTRRAEDYADRLGYSVKTLTRACLAATGQSVKQVIDARVALQARRLLAHTDEPVAVIARRLGFSEPTNFGKFFIRLTGTAPGDFRRAEQSTATATPAGGS; translated from the coding sequence ATGTGGTGGTCGAAAACGGACAGTCGCGGCCTCGCTCGCAGCCGTGCCCATGAAGGTGCCGATGGGGAGGCCATCCCGGGATTCGGATTCAACCCGCCCGACGCCCCGGTCCCCGGCATCGAGATCACCGATCTGGCGGCACTGCTGGACCGGGTCACCGATGGCACCTTGCAACGGGTCCACCGCGCCGACTTCCACGCGCTCACCCTGATCACCCAGGGCGGGGGCGAGCACACCGTCGACTTCGTCACCTACCCCTGCCGCCCCGGCACCCTGCTGTGGGTTCGACCAGGCCAGGTCCAGCGCTTCACCACCCCCGGCCGGATGAACGGCACCCTCCTGCTGTTCACACCGGCCTTCCCCGAGACGGCCGCCGCGAGCGGGCTCGCCGACGACTGGTCCGCACCCAACTGTTGGCAGCTGGGCACCAGCGGCGACTACGCGGCCACGTCCGCCCTGCTCGCCCGCATCCAGGCCGAGTGCGCCCGGACCAGCGACCCGTCACGCGAGATCCTGCGCCTGCTGCTGGCCGCCCTCCTGCTGCACATCAACCGCATCCCCCGGCACCGCACGCACCCCGACCAGCACGCCGGCGGTGAGGTCTACGCCCGGTTCCGCGCCGAGCTGGAGCGCTCCTTCACCTCCACTCGGCGCGCCGAGGACTACGCCGACCGTCTCGGCTACTCGGTCAAGACCCTCACCCGCGCCTGTCTGGCCGCCACCGGACAGTCCGTCAAACAGGTGATCGACGCCCGAGTCGCCCTCCAGGCCAGGCGGCTTCTCGCGCACACCGACGAACCAGTCGCCGTCATCGCCCGCCGCCTCGGTTTCTCCGAACCCACCAACTTCGGCAAATTCTTTATCCGCCTCACCGGTACCGCTCCCGGTGACTTCCGCCGAGCCGAGCAGAGTACGGCCACCGCCACGCCCGCCGGCGGCAGCTGA
- a CDS encoding NAD(P)-dependent oxidoreductase — MSRIPVFGAAGKAGSRVVTEAAARGHQVTAVARGLDALTALPEGVQAAAGDITDPESVARLAKNADVIVLTVGGPSPSLYTNAVAAAASAVRGLGPAGPRIIHMGGGASLLNEQGVRFFDAPGFPEEFKPYAIGQIRALDAYLALDDSVTWTYLSPPPVHFAPGERTGHYRTGLDQPVVGDDGQARISYEDYAAALVDEIENPRHLNRRFTVGY, encoded by the coding sequence ATGAGCAGGATCCCTGTGTTCGGCGCGGCCGGAAAGGCCGGCTCGCGCGTCGTCACCGAGGCCGCCGCGCGCGGTCACCAGGTCACGGCCGTAGCCCGTGGCCTCGACGCGCTGACCGCCCTCCCCGAGGGCGTGCAGGCCGCCGCCGGTGACATCACCGACCCCGAGTCCGTCGCCCGCCTGGCCAAGAACGCCGACGTGATCGTGCTGACGGTGGGCGGCCCCAGCCCCTCCCTCTACACCAACGCCGTCGCTGCCGCCGCGTCGGCCGTCCGCGGCCTCGGCCCGGCCGGGCCGCGCATCATTCACATGGGCGGCGGCGCCAGCCTCCTGAATGAGCAGGGTGTGCGCTTCTTCGACGCACCGGGCTTCCCAGAGGAGTTCAAGCCCTACGCCATCGGCCAGATCCGCGCGCTCGACGCCTATCTCGCGCTCGACGACAGCGTGACCTGGACCTACCTTTCCCCGCCGCCGGTCCACTTCGCCCCCGGCGAGCGCACCGGCCATTACCGCACCGGTCTCGATCAGCCCGTCGTCGGCGACGACGGCCAGGCCCGCATCTCCTACGAGGACTACGCCGCCGCTCTCGTCGACGAGATCGAGAACCCCCGCCACCTCAACCGACGTTTCACCGTCGGCTACTGA
- a CDS encoding intradiol ring-cleavage dioxygenase, producing MTADTSATTGSAQRFSEERSAEVVAATFADTSDPRLREITTSLVRHLHTFVKDVEPTVDEWAAAINFLTEVGATCTPVRQEFILLSDILGVSMLVETINNRAGEATESTVEGPFHMVDSPPRELGADIALDGKGDPCLVTGTVKGVDGTPVPGAAVDVWQANAEGFYDVQQPELQPERNLRGLFTTDDEGRFWFRSIVPRYYPIPTDGPVGRLLQATGRHPNRPAHVHFDVRATGFRPLVTHLFVADTPYIDSDAVFGVKDSLVREFPTVDDPARAAEAGLPNPFRTVHFDVVLRPEQQAADQKPGE from the coding sequence ATGACAGCGGACACCTCCGCCACGACCGGATCAGCACAACGCTTCAGCGAGGAGCGCTCCGCCGAGGTCGTGGCCGCGACCTTCGCCGACACCTCCGACCCGCGCCTGCGCGAGATCACGACCTCGCTGGTGCGGCACCTGCACACGTTCGTCAAGGACGTCGAGCCCACCGTGGACGAGTGGGCGGCAGCGATCAACTTCCTCACCGAGGTGGGCGCCACCTGCACGCCGGTCCGGCAGGAGTTCATCCTGCTGTCCGACATCCTGGGGGTGTCCATGCTGGTGGAGACCATCAACAACCGGGCGGGGGAGGCCACCGAGTCGACCGTTGAGGGCCCCTTCCACATGGTCGACTCGCCCCCGCGTGAACTCGGCGCCGACATCGCCCTGGACGGCAAGGGCGATCCGTGCCTGGTCACCGGCACGGTGAAGGGAGTCGACGGTACTCCCGTACCCGGGGCCGCGGTGGATGTGTGGCAGGCCAACGCGGAGGGCTTCTACGACGTCCAGCAGCCGGAGCTGCAGCCCGAGCGCAACCTGCGCGGGCTCTTCACCACCGACGACGAGGGGCGCTTCTGGTTCCGGTCGATCGTCCCGCGCTACTACCCGATCCCGACCGACGGCCCGGTCGGCCGGCTCCTCCAGGCGACCGGACGGCACCCGAACCGTCCCGCGCACGTGCACTTCGACGTCCGGGCCACCGGCTTCAGACCCCTGGTCACCCACCTGTTCGTCGCGGACACGCCCTACATCGACTCGGACGCGGTCTTCGGCGTCAAGGACAGCCTCGTACGCGAGTTCCCCACCGTGGACGATCCCGCCCGCGCGGCCGAAGCCGGCCTGCCGAACCCGTTCAGGACCGTCCACTTCGACGTCGTACTCCGTCCCGAGCAGCAGGCCGCGGACCAGAAGCCAGGAGAGTAG
- a CDS encoding SDR family NAD(P)-dependent oxidoreductase, with protein sequence MTGIKDFSGRVAVVTGGASGIGKGLAQRLVDEGAQVVIADHDASLLAATAEDIAATPYVVDVRDAAAVQELADWTVDRFGTVDFVANNAGVGPLAPFDELTLDDFRWVFDINVHGVVHGMKAFLPLLKANPDGGGMLNTASMAGLVTPPGMSAYAASKFAVVALTETVRAELEAEGSQVVLSVLAPAQVRSNIGENALKRPGLAGGAPHGSNDDHLPPGEWMEAYDAAGIILDGVRRGDLYIITHPQGLPMLESRHAGIARAFTAAAAR encoded by the coding sequence ATGACCGGGATCAAGGATTTCAGCGGCCGCGTCGCCGTCGTGACAGGCGGAGCGTCCGGCATAGGCAAGGGACTGGCACAGCGGCTCGTGGACGAAGGAGCCCAGGTCGTCATCGCGGACCACGACGCGAGCCTGCTGGCAGCGACCGCCGAGGACATCGCCGCGACGCCCTACGTCGTCGACGTCCGCGACGCCGCCGCCGTACAGGAACTGGCCGACTGGACCGTCGACCGATTCGGCACCGTCGACTTCGTGGCGAACAACGCGGGAGTCGGGCCACTCGCTCCATTCGACGAGTTGACGCTCGATGACTTCCGCTGGGTGTTCGACATCAACGTTCACGGGGTCGTGCACGGCATGAAGGCGTTCCTGCCGCTGCTGAAGGCCAACCCCGACGGGGGCGGCATGCTCAACACCGCGTCGATGGCGGGACTCGTGACCCCGCCCGGTATGAGCGCCTACGCGGCGTCCAAGTTCGCCGTGGTGGCGTTGACCGAGACCGTGCGGGCCGAACTGGAGGCGGAGGGCAGCCAGGTGGTCCTCTCAGTGCTGGCGCCCGCGCAGGTGAGGTCGAACATCGGCGAGAACGCGCTGAAGCGGCCCGGCCTGGCCGGCGGCGCGCCGCACGGGAGCAACGACGACCATCTGCCGCCGGGCGAGTGGATGGAGGCGTACGACGCGGCCGGGATCATCCTCGACGGAGTCCGGCGAGGCGATCTCTACATCATCACCCACCCGCAGGGCCTGCCGATGCTCGAGTCGCGGCACGCGGGCATCGCCCGGGCCTTCACCGCTGCGGCCGCCCGTTGA
- a CDS encoding MBL fold metallo-hydrolase, translated as MNGTVTVIDKGAVRIHSYMAPDDSLNVTTQLIETPARIVAVDAQYALAYADEVVAYARGLGKPLDRVIITHAHPDHFHGAARFGAPVHALAAVRDQIAALDDSQDPSGTVIPVADVTPTVEIDPGPEVIDGVPFVFEAHRGGEAADQLVIRLPEQGVLVAQDLVYHATHLFLGNNDVAGWAKAVDELAAIPGYDTVLAGHGLPAAPEVFDQLRAYLADADDLLGDDGEAYKQAITARYPGFGGPFLIDIGNQYLFGAQNA; from the coding sequence ATGAACGGCACGGTCACCGTCATCGACAAGGGCGCGGTGCGCATCCACAGCTACATGGCTCCCGACGACAGCCTGAACGTCACCACCCAGCTGATCGAGACCCCCGCCCGCATCGTGGCAGTTGACGCCCAGTACGCCCTGGCCTACGCCGACGAGGTCGTCGCCTACGCACGCGGCCTGGGCAAGCCGCTGGACCGGGTGATCATCACCCACGCCCATCCGGACCACTTCCACGGCGCCGCCCGCTTCGGCGCCCCCGTGCACGCGCTGGCCGCGGTGCGTGACCAGATCGCCGCCCTGGACGACAGTCAGGACCCGTCGGGGACGGTCATCCCGGTCGCCGACGTGACTCCTACAGTGGAGATCGACCCGGGCCCGGAGGTCATCGACGGCGTCCCGTTCGTCTTCGAGGCCCACCGGGGCGGCGAGGCCGCCGACCAACTGGTGATCAGGCTCCCGGAGCAGGGCGTCCTGGTCGCCCAGGACCTCGTCTACCACGCCACGCACCTGTTCCTCGGCAACAACGATGTCGCCGGTTGGGCCAAGGCCGTCGACGAACTCGCCGCCATCCCCGGCTACGACACTGTCCTGGCCGGGCACGGCCTGCCCGCCGCCCCGGAGGTCTTCGACCAGCTGCGCGCCTATCTCGCCGACGCGGACGACCTGCTCGGCGACGACGGCGAGGCGTACAAGCAGGCCATCACCGCCCGCTACCCCGGCTTCGGTGGCCCGTTCCTGATCGACATCGGCAACCAGTACCTCTTCGGCGCCCAGAACGCCTGA